The region TTGAGACTGCTGCCCGCCGCAACGAACCGGACGTGCGAAAGGCCCGCTATCAAGCGCGAAAAGGCACCGAAATAGCCGAGGCCTCAAAAGCGAGAGCGAGAGAGCGCCGTCGCAAGCGCTACCCCGTGCCCCTCGCAGACCACCCGCCGTTGGCGAGGGCGGTCGCCACGCGTATCGGCGTTGTCGTGTTCGCGGGCACGGATGGCGAGATTGCGGAACCTGAGACCGCTGCCGCGTATTATTTTCCGAACGATGTCGGTGAGCTTGTCTGGACGGCTGGCGGCCCGGATCGCTCGAAGAGTTAGTCGCGACCTGGCCCGCGAAATCTTCTCCAGCTAAGGAGGAGTTAGACCGAGGCTGGTGGTTTCCAACGTTGGACGAGCTGCGGGGGCAGCGCGGCGCGAGGCGAGGACCAAAGTGCGTGCGAAACAGCGGCGGACAGAGCGCCTGCTGCCAGTTGATCCCGCCCGCACCGGCCGCTCGACATGATGCCAAGTTGGAGACCGAATTGACCGAGCACAAATCGGAAACATCAGCTGGAGTTCTTCGAAGTCTTCGACCCAGTGGAGCCTCAGGCGTGGTCTGTCGTCGCGCAGCGTGGACCGTCTTCCACAAAATATGAGAAACATCGCGTGTCGCGACACAAGATGCCATCTCGCACCGCCCAGGACGGAAAGCCTGCGGTTGACCGTCCGGGCCCGGCGCTTTGCTGCTGGCAAATCTAAGAAGAACAAAAAGGTGCCGTTAGCAGGACGGGATTTCTGCTAACGGCAACACGGCACGACCTGGCTACATTGGCAGCCAAGTGGGTCTCCGGCAGCGCTTCGAACTTACCGCGGTCAACATTGTTCCACCCGTGCCTCGCAATTTATCCGCTGAGGGAACCTTAAGTCTTGCGTCTGTAGCCACACCGTCTCGGCGTGCGTTCACCGATCGCAGTCAGATGCGATAGTTCGCATTCGACCAATCGCCAAAAACGGGTGTGTGTGCCTCCGCAAGCAGGTTTTGCACGTTACTGCTTTTCTCTCGACAGAGATGCTATTCTTCTTCTTTCTCTGCTCGTGTAACTCGATCCGTAGGTTGAGGGCTCGGCATCGGGACGTCTATATGAACGAGGCATCGAATTGCCGCCTGACCAAGCGATTTGCCTCGTATTTGCCTCGCGATGACGGTGGACGGCCGGCGACCTATCCGAAGCCAGCAGGTTTTCGACATAAACTCATTTCATCGAGTCGCTGTTCTTGCGGTCGATGATCTCGTCGAAGATCAATGTTGCCGACCCGTGATCGGTATCGTGTTGATGGGCGATTACCGGCTTCATCACTGGAATATCCTTTCGTCCATCGAGAGGCTTGGGCAGAGCTTGGTTGACGAAGAGGTTAGCAGCAATGCATTATGAGCAGAAATGGCATTGTTCCTTCGGTTCATGAATGGGTATCATAATGCTTGATCGTCAGCATCTTGCAATTCTGAGAGAAGTCAGCCGTCGAGGCGGTGTTACCGCGGCCGCCGAAAAGCTAAACGTCACTCAATCCGCCTTGAGCCATACGATCGCAAAGTTCGAGGAACGCCACCGCATCAAGATATGGATGAAATCAGGCCGCGGGCTGCGGTTGACGCAAACAGGTGAGTATCTGCTTTCTGTGGCCGAACGCGTCCTGCCCCAGATGGAACATGCCGAGCGGGTCCTGACCGATTTTGCTGTGGGAAGGAGAGGAGCCCTTCGTGTTGGCATGGAATGTCATCCCTGCCAGCGGTGGCTGACCAAGATAGCGACACCTTATCTCGACAAATGGCCCGATGTCGATTTCGACGTGCGCACGGCTTTCCGGTTCGACGGTGTCGAGGCACTCCTTGGGTACGAAATCGATCTTCTGATCACACCGGATCCCGTGGACACGCCGGACCTGCTCTTTACGCCGGTTTTCGAATATGAGCTGGTGCTTATGGTGCATGCGACGCATCCTCTTGCCGATCGGAAATGCGTGCAGCCACAGGATCTTATCGACGAGGAATTGATCACGGTTCCGGTCACATTGGAGCGGCTGGACATATACACCAAATTCCTTGTTCCCGCCCATTGCCGGCCGCGTCAGCACCGCACGGCCGAAACCATCGACCTGATGCTGCAACTCGTCTGTGCGAAAAGGGGTGTTACGGTCCTACCGGACTGGCTGTTGCAGGAAGACGCCGTTGGAATGCCGATACGCGCGCTACGCGTGGGCGATGCCGGTATACGGAAAAACATCAATCTGGGTGTACGGCGCGGCGAGGAGACCATATCATACATCGACGGTTTTCTAGCGCTTGCCCGTGAGAGGGGACGTTCGCCTTCGCCGTGATCGCGGAAAGCGAATTTCCCAGCGCCGCCTTGAGTCTCTCTCGTCAATCACGGTCGAGGAGATGTTCAGGCCACGATACTTTCAAGAGGCTATTCGAACTTGTGCATGTAGGCGACCACGTCTCGCATCTTTCCTTCCGTGCGGCATAACATTGTGATGTCCTCTCGCCTCCGGCGTAGGGGAGAAGCTCAACATTGAATTCATGGTGCCTTCCGCATAGGCGGTTTTCAGGTTGAAGATTGCCTCGTCGGCCAATCAGAAGGACGCGCCGCCGAGGATGTTGGCTGGACGTGCGGCGGCATGGTTCCTGGGTCTTCGCCGATCACATCGCAAGTGCGGCCTGACTGAGGAAGCTGCCGGCGACCTGGAACCGCTTCGCGGGTCCAGATGACCAACTGCGGGCTATCACAGCAGCAACCACGCCGTCGACCATAACCTGGGCGATCGCTCTGTCGCGCTTAGCGACTGCGCGCAGTCCGAACCCAGACGTTTCGTGTGGTGGTCTTCTGATGTTGCGACACGGCGGTTGTATCGCGGAGCGCTTGATCGACGATTGGCCATGGCAAATCCTTCAGCTTTGCTCGACAATGAGTTTCGAGATGACGTCTCGGGCCGCTTGGGAAGATGCTTGCACGGCGCCGGCAAGGTAGCCAGCCTCACTTCCGCTCGCCTCGCTCCCGGCCAGGACCAGCCGCTCCTTCCACGGGCCAGCGATCCAGCCGCCGCCAGGGGCATTCGGGTGGCCGGCGGAAAACCAGTCGGCCGATGTCGCTGTCAGCGGGTCGGCAGCCCAGTCCTTGTAGAGGGTCGCCCGTGTATGGGCAGCTTGCGGCCCGAAGATGCGCGTGAACTGGCGGATCGAGGCCTCCTTCAGCGCGTCCGCGCCGATTGCCGCACGTTGTTCGGCTCCCATCCCGACGAAGCCGAACAGGGCAGCCTTGCCCGAGGACGTGGTCGCATCATGGATCTCCGCCAAAGGTCCGACCATGCTTTGCGCTGTCCCGGAGAATCCCGCCTCGCGCCAGAAGGGACGATCGTAGACAGCGAAAAATTTGGCGTGTGGCGCCATCCAGGTCGGCGTTTGCCGCCACAGTTCGATCGTGCCTTTCTCCTGGGCTGGCTCGAACTGGACGGTCGCCTCCAGAATGCGCGGCGGAAGCGCCGCAATCACCTGTGACGCCTGAATCAGCTCTATACGCCCGTCGGCAAATCTCAAAGACAGCTCGACACCGGTTTCGTTGAGACGCATCGCGGTGACTTGCGCACCGCACCACAGCGCCGCCTCAGGCAAGCCTTGCGCCAGCGCACGAACCAATGACGCGGATCCTCCGATGAACCTCAGGGCTTCGGGCTCCTGATTCAGTCCGGGATAGCGCTTTGCCGATTCCCGCGACATCCGCTCGAAGACAACGTCGCCATCGCTGTTTTGCGCAAACGTGAGCAGATTGAGTTCGGCAACGAGCGCGGCGATCGCAGGCTGCATTCGAGGCCAGATCCAGGACGGTCCAAGGTCGAAGCCGTCTGCGTCCGCCTGGCCTGTCTCGTTCACTGTCTCGATCCGACCGCCGAGGGTGGCTCTTGCCTCGATGAGCAGGAACTCAATCCCGGCCGAATGCAGCAGTCGCGCCGTGTGCAGTCCTGCCAAGCCTCCGCCGATAATAGCTACCTTGGTGTTCCTCATTATCTCTCTCCGGGAAGCTGGCTCCCGACAGCGTTGGCCTGTTAGAAGCGGGCGCGGCTGTGACAGTCTTCAAGCGGCTCGCAGGATTGACGGTCAGGCAGGATGGCGGGACAAATTTGCGATCCCGCGGCGATAGCATGAGGAACGTCAGATCAAAAATGGCCTTGCTTCATGGATCGACAAGTTTTGCTCATAACACGGCGGTTCATGCACCTCGAGTTTGTGACGCTCGCACCGCCATCAGTCAGTCATCCCGTGCTCGTCCTGGAACACCCCCGCTAGCACGAGAATTTCCTCACCCCCGCTATGCACGTGACGCGGAAAAGCGCGGCCTCGCGCGTAGCGCACGATCGAGGTCGCACTTCCCCGCCGACGCGGGGTAGAGCATCCGTCGGTTCACCCGGCTGCGGGGCTCGGTACCCCGTCTAGGTTACCCGAATGGACGATGACCGGCCTCGTGAGATCGTCATTGATGCGCATTGGTCTGGCCTGGAACGCGCCAGAGATCCGGTCCAAGCCGCGTTGGGCGCGACATCGGCACACATTTTCTTTGCTGTATGCAAGAAACTCTCGTGATGGGTCCAGGTAAAGCATCGGGCTGCGACATGCACTCTTCACTTTGGCGGTCGGGAGCCACAATCGGGTCCGATCGGTGTTACTCGTAACTGTGCCGAATGATGGTAAAAGACATCCGCCAGAATGTGGTGATCATCGCGATAGACTTCCGCCATGATCTGGTAGAGTTCCGGATCGTGATCCTTAAAGTCGTCTGATGTGGCAACGGTGAGATCGCCACGGCGGTAGGCCACATTCGTATTGAACCAAAATCGCGTGCCTTCGGCCCAATATTCGTCGACGTTGTTCTCCATATATGCACACGCCCACAGTCCTTTCTGGTAGGCATGAGCATAAGCTTGTCCAACTCGTGCAACGAGCTCGGGATCCACCGTTCGAAGCATGTTGAAGATATTATGTGAGAATTCGTGAACCAGAATGTTCCCTCCATAATACCGCGTGCCCGGCACGCCCATCAAATTCTCGACGGCACCTGTCGTATAGAGCCCACCCATGCCGCGCGCCCTTTGGGCCCAATACTCTCGGTCTGTCATCTTGGCGATCGTGCTGGCGTAATTTCGCCGTTCGTCAGGGGTGAGGCGCGGATCATCGGGGGCTGGCTTCTCCCAGTCCCGCTGCTCGGGAATATCAGTGGTCGTTTCATCAATTGCCATGATGCCCACCCGCGCCCCGGCCCGAACCAAAGCATCGCGGACATCACGCCGTTCTGACAACATGTAAAGGACGATGTCGCGGGCAATCAAAAGTGCGGTGTCTGGAACCTTTTCGGACGAGATGACAGGTATGCCTGCTGCGTCAGCATATTTCGCGTAGAATGGATCCAGACCGAGTGCTTTCGGTGGGCTGCGCACGATGAATGTCTCGAAACTGGATATGTCAGCCATCGACAACCGTGACGCAGATGATTCATTGTCAATACCGCCAGGTTCCTTTGCAGATGCAGCAAATAGGTAGCCTCCGCAGAGCACTACCCCCATCAAGCACGTATGGATCATCGCGACCTTTCCTTTATGCGCTATTTTCCTGAGAAAAGGCAACAACCGTGCCAATCACTAAGAAAAGAGCTGAATTGAGCGTTCTCGATGACAATCTTTCGTGCCGGGCGTTTGCGGCATCGGCCATAATCCGAAGGAAGGGCAGCAGACAAAGATCTTGTGGCTGAAGCCAACATGCCTCTGGACGTTGGCGAGAAGATTCTAGGCGGCAATCCTTTCGTTCGGCAGGCCCTCCGCAGTTTGCCGTACGCCATCGAAAAATCCGTCAGGAACAAGAAGACGCGTGTGCGGGGTCACATTTTCGTGGCACCTTTCGTAAGGTGGACAGGGTCGATAATCTGCTTTTTTGTTTCATGTCAGTCGCCGATCGATCAGCGACCGGCGAGCTCAATTCCGACAATGCAATCGCGCTAGCTGAACAGTGCCAAAAGAATATCGCTGC is a window of Rhizobium jaguaris DNA encoding:
- a CDS encoding LysR family transcriptional regulator yields the protein MLDRQHLAILREVSRRGGVTAAAEKLNVTQSALSHTIAKFEERHRIKIWMKSGRGLRLTQTGEYLLSVAERVLPQMEHAERVLTDFAVGRRGALRVGMECHPCQRWLTKIATPYLDKWPDVDFDVRTAFRFDGVEALLGYEIDLLITPDPVDTPDLLFTPVFEYELVLMVHATHPLADRKCVQPQDLIDEELITVPVTLERLDIYTKFLVPAHCRPRQHRTAETIDLMLQLVCAKRGVTVLPDWLLQEDAVGMPIRALRVGDAGIRKNINLGVRRGEETISYIDGFLALARERGRSPSP
- a CDS encoding flavin monoamine oxidase family protein; its protein translation is MRNTKVAIIGGGLAGLHTARLLHSAGIEFLLIEARATLGGRIETVNETGQADADGFDLGPSWIWPRMQPAIAALVAELNLLTFAQNSDGDVVFERMSRESAKRYPGLNQEPEALRFIGGSASLVRALAQGLPEAALWCGAQVTAMRLNETGVELSLRFADGRIELIQASQVIAALPPRILEATVQFEPAQEKGTIELWRQTPTWMAPHAKFFAVYDRPFWREAGFSGTAQSMVGPLAEIHDATTSSGKAALFGFVGMGAEQRAAIGADALKEASIRQFTRIFGPQAAHTRATLYKDWAADPLTATSADWFSAGHPNAPGGGWIAGPWKERLVLAGSEASGSEAGYLAGAVQASSQAARDVISKLIVEQS
- a CDS encoding glycoside hydrolase, translating into MIHTCLMGVVLCGGYLFAASAKEPGGIDNESSASRLSMADISSFETFIVRSPPKALGLDPFYAKYADAAGIPVISSEKVPDTALLIARDIVLYMLSERRDVRDALVRAGARVGIMAIDETTTDIPEQRDWEKPAPDDPRLTPDERRNYASTIAKMTDREYWAQRARGMGGLYTTGAVENLMGVPGTRYYGGNILVHEFSHNIFNMLRTVDPELVARVGQAYAHAYQKGLWACAYMENNVDEYWAEGTRFWFNTNVAYRRGDLTVATSDDFKDHDPELYQIMAEVYRDDHHILADVFYHHSAQLRVTPIGPDCGSRPPK